In Bacteroidota bacterium, the following proteins share a genomic window:
- a CDS encoding OsmC family protein gives MTSKIIYEGNLRTTLTHLYSGATITNDAPLDNHGLAQAFSPTDMVATALGSCIITTMGIKTRDMNIDLTGTELTVTKVMGSEPRRIAEIHITIQFPDNHFTDKEKTIMENIARTCPVAKSLHPDLKQELIFVWNR, from the coding sequence ATGACCTCTAAAATTATTTATGAAGGCAATCTGCGAACGACCTTAACACATCTATACTCAGGAGCCACTATTACCAATGACGCTCCTCTGGATAATCATGGACTGGCACAAGCATTCTCTCCTACCGACATGGTAGCCACCGCCTTGGGTAGTTGTATCATCACTACGATGGGAATTAAAACCAGGGATATGAATATAGATCTGACCGGGACTGAATTGACCGTAACCAAAGTAATGGGTAGCGAGCCGCGGCGAATTGCGGAAATTCACATCACGATTCAGTTTCCTGACAATCATTTCACGGATAAAGAAAAGACCATCATGGAGAACATTGCCCGTACCTGTCCGGTAGCAAAATCACTCCATCCGGATTTGAAACAAGAGCTGATTTTTGTTTGGAACAGATAG
- a CDS encoding T9SS type A sorting domain-containing protein: MKKQTILIALSVVLFSLAALIVTGRFDPAQSRFQLESKKKGGKPSFDKEQGALDAAEWRHSKMVDENGNFSPNYIRNAMLQADRSKVSASRSNLNMQWEELGPDNVGGRTRAILIDKRDPSNKTIYAGGVSGGMWKSLDGGNTWNILPEWNRWLTVTCIAQANDFNKAIFIGTGEGLAQPSGISFNSGNIGNGIFKLDNEDKPTLITPDNFADSIQYIGDDWTLVNRIAINPRDANQMAAATGKGLFQSDDAGVSWYASVLPAALVGKPAADVKWGNDGTIIFASVGATSNGFGAGASLVVSQNGGFSWRLIVNNRHGFPPKQGRIEIAIAPSNPNIAYVSVAGSAGATYQVLRTENTSDTGIVWKVIGAKGPLFDPMGENSQGWYDNVIAVSPADPNRVYHGGVDFYTWSDLSGWKQIDFGYITEVNPRYIHPDKHAITIADNDPNLMFVGSDGGISRSLDAYSSFPFPNFSVKNRGYNVTQFYSVAAALSGEVMGGTQDNGTPYINYLGNTRKASRMVSGGDGIYTEISHLDPRMFFAGVYYGQIRRSGNYGASFDGFYDLKVDRTGKGCPSRCGAQECVGNAPFITPFYLSETKNAGHGLATTTFKADRAYSTGEEVTAISRTAEYKFTTTLTADLAPGQEIQVNDPIRSRAFVSSYCGVWLTSEALELGGIPKWHKLTNSTSGVVNAYAATKDANTLYVGSANGFVYRFGNLNAHCDTATYPIGDNAWTVLYPTNPNVTNDYTSSASPVAANRSVEGVAVDPNDENHVVAVVSGFSATNLPHVYESFNGGKNWTALTKDLPNMPVYDVVVHDANTIIIGTEMGIWSWDGSGWHEENNVLPRVPVFRLIEKNLYQDGCPVLYIGTHGRGIWRSTSLTPGGCNLVAGVENVKAPEISDLNIFPNPANASSKVSISLENSTPVTLRIFDMTGKLHKEDTYTNTKSGGNTFDLNAAGLSSGTYILSATVANTRTQSRLFVISK, from the coding sequence ATGAAAAAACAAACAATACTCATTGCACTAAGCGTTGTCCTATTTAGCTTGGCGGCATTAATAGTTACTGGCCGTTTTGACCCGGCACAGAGCCGTTTTCAATTGGAATCGAAAAAGAAGGGTGGCAAACCATCCTTCGACAAAGAGCAAGGGGCCTTAGATGCAGCAGAATGGCGCCATAGCAAGATGGTTGATGAAAACGGCAATTTTTCTCCCAACTACATACGAAATGCAATGCTTCAGGCAGACCGGAGCAAAGTGAGTGCCAGTCGTTCTAATCTTAATATGCAATGGGAAGAACTTGGACCAGACAATGTGGGCGGAAGAACCCGCGCCATATTAATTGACAAACGCGATCCAAGCAATAAAACCATATATGCCGGAGGGGTAAGTGGTGGTATGTGGAAGTCTCTGGATGGAGGCAATACTTGGAATATATTACCTGAGTGGAACCGGTGGCTTACCGTTACCTGTATTGCCCAGGCTAATGATTTCAACAAGGCAATTTTCATAGGAACAGGGGAAGGCTTAGCACAGCCGAGCGGTATATCGTTTAACTCTGGAAATATCGGAAACGGAATATTCAAATTGGACAACGAGGATAAACCTACGCTTATTACTCCTGACAATTTTGCAGATAGTATTCAATATATCGGCGACGATTGGACGCTTGTTAACCGAATCGCCATTAACCCAAGAGATGCCAACCAAATGGCAGCGGCAACCGGAAAAGGCTTATTTCAATCGGACGATGCCGGAGTGTCTTGGTATGCTTCTGTTCTGCCGGCGGCTTTGGTTGGAAAACCTGCTGCGGATGTGAAATGGGGCAATGATGGCACCATCATATTCGCTTCTGTGGGTGCTACCTCCAATGGTTTTGGTGCCGGAGCTAGTCTGGTCGTTTCGCAAAACGGTGGTTTCTCTTGGAGATTGATTGTGAACAACCGTCATGGGTTCCCCCCCAAGCAAGGAAGAATAGAAATTGCCATCGCGCCATCCAATCCAAACATCGCCTATGTTTCTGTAGCTGGCTCGGCAGGTGCCACATACCAAGTGTTGCGAACAGAGAATACTTCAGATACCGGTATTGTCTGGAAAGTGATTGGTGCAAAAGGACCACTTTTTGATCCAATGGGTGAAAACTCACAAGGTTGGTATGATAACGTGATCGCCGTTTCTCCCGCCGACCCAAACAGAGTTTATCATGGCGGGGTAGATTTCTATACCTGGAGCGATCTTTCGGGATGGAAACAGATTGATTTTGGATATATTACTGAGGTAAATCCAAGATACATACATCCGGATAAACACGCAATTACCATTGCAGATAATGACCCCAACCTAATGTTTGTGGGCAGCGATGGAGGAATTTCACGCTCTTTGGATGCGTACAGCAGTTTCCCTTTCCCCAATTTTAGTGTAAAAAACAGAGGATATAACGTTACTCAGTTTTACTCTGTAGCTGCTGCTTTAAGTGGTGAGGTGATGGGGGGAACTCAAGATAACGGAACGCCTTATATTAATTACCTTGGAAACACCCGTAAAGCCTCTAGAATGGTGTCGGGAGGAGACGGAATCTACACCGAAATATCACATCTTGACCCGCGCATGTTTTTTGCAGGGGTCTATTACGGACAAATCCGCCGTTCCGGAAATTATGGAGCTTCCTTTGATGGTTTTTACGATTTGAAAGTGGATCGTACAGGCAAAGGATGCCCCAGCAGATGTGGCGCACAAGAATGTGTCGGGAATGCACCCTTTATAACTCCCTTCTATCTAAGTGAGACCAAAAATGCCGGACACGGATTAGCGACCACCACTTTTAAAGCAGACCGAGCCTATTCGACAGGCGAAGAGGTAACGGCAATTAGCCGGACAGCCGAATATAAATTTACTACCACTTTGACGGCTGATTTAGCCCCGGGGCAGGAAATTCAAGTCAACGACCCGATTCGTTCCAGAGCTTTTGTTTCTTCATACTGTGGGGTGTGGCTTACTTCTGAGGCTCTTGAATTGGGAGGTATTCCTAAATGGCATAAATTAACCAACAGTACTTCCGGTGTGGTAAACGCTTACGCGGCGACCAAAGATGCAAACACGTTATATGTCGGCTCGGCTAATGGATTTGTTTACCGATTTGGCAATTTGAATGCTCATTGTGATACCGCTACTTATCCGATAGGAGATAACGCATGGACTGTTTTATATCCTACGAATCCCAACGTGACTAATGACTATACCAGCAGTGCCAGTCCGGTAGCGGCCAACCGTTCTGTTGAAGGCGTTGCCGTTGACCCGAATGATGAAAACCACGTGGTGGCGGTGGTCTCCGGATTTTCGGCTACGAACCTCCCGCATGTTTATGAAAGTTTTAACGGAGGGAAAAACTGGACGGCTCTCACAAAGGACCTCCCTAATATGCCGGTATATGATGTGGTGGTTCACGATGCTAATACCATCATCATAGGCACCGAAATGGGTATATGGAGTTGGGATGGATCGGGATGGCACGAGGAAAATAACGTATTGCCACGTGTTCCGGTGTTTCGCTTGATTGAAAAAAACCTTTATCAGGATGGCTGTCCGGTTCTCTATATCGGTACGCATGGAAGAGGAATATGGCGTTCTACCTCTCTTACTCCGGGAGGCTGTAATTTAGTAGCCGGAGTTGAAAATGTAAAAGCTCCTGAAATTTCAGATTTGAATATTTTCCCCAATCCTGCAAATGCTTCTTCCAAAGTTTCTATCTCATTGGAAAATAGCACACCGGTTACCTTGCGCATTTTTGACATGACCGGAAAATTACATAAAGAAGATACCTATACCAATACCAAATCAGGCGGAAATACTTTTGACTTGAACGCCGCCGGGCTATCCTCCGGCACTTATATCTTGAGTGCTACCGTTGCCAATACCAGAACACAGAGCCGATTGTTTGTGATTTCTAAATGA